Proteins encoded within one genomic window of Micromonospora halotolerans:
- a CDS encoding SigE family RNA polymerase sigma factor, with the protein MDEDDRARLAEFVTSRTPALMRVAYLLTGDRHAAEDLFQSALARTIPKWRTLRHADPEGYLRAVMYREQVSWWRRRRRRRETALTGADEAVQPDTSGGTDVRLAMRAALRLLPPAQRTVLVLRYYEDLTETQVAEALGCSVGTVRSRTHRAVTRLRQLMPDVELLEVRR; encoded by the coding sequence GTGGACGAGGACGACCGGGCCCGGCTGGCCGAGTTCGTGACCAGCCGCACGCCGGCGCTGATGCGGGTCGCGTACCTGCTCACCGGCGACCGGCACGCGGCCGAGGACCTGTTCCAGTCGGCACTGGCCAGGACCATCCCGAAGTGGCGGACGCTGCGGCACGCCGACCCGGAGGGCTACCTGCGCGCGGTCATGTACCGGGAGCAGGTGAGCTGGTGGCGGCGGCGGCGGCGACGCCGGGAGACGGCGCTCACCGGGGCCGACGAGGCGGTCCAGCCGGACACCAGCGGCGGCACCGACGTACGCCTGGCGATGCGCGCGGCGCTGCGGCTGCTGCCGCCGGCCCAGCGCACGGTGCTGGTCCTGCGCTACTACGAGGACCTCACCGAGACCCAGGTCGCCGAAGCGCTGGGCTGCTCGGTCGGCACGGTACGCAGCCGGACCCACCGTGCGGTGACCCGGCTGCGCCAGCTCATGCCGGACGTCGAACTGCTGGAGGTACGGCGGTGA
- a CDS encoding maleylpyruvate isomerase N-terminal domain-containing protein has translation MQNTLEFPEVLRLIEDRSAAFRAAIASAPDLDVQVPTCPDWTLRELAQHLGDGRRRQAAIIAAGPGAEPPARTDPKGAPTAPRDREALDAWLAESTELMLDAMREAGPDRGCWTWWGRSQAPETSGAVARHQIQEFAVHTYDAQLTQGAAQPLPTDVAVEGVDEFLTTVAATTVPWPFKPATIDLHTTEGRSWRLTLNADGVRCDDLAADAEPGDMAMRGAASELVLYFYDRVPLDGMETTGDTEPMEQLADWDPNA, from the coding sequence GTGCAAAACACTCTGGAGTTCCCCGAGGTCCTGCGGCTGATCGAAGACCGCTCGGCCGCGTTCCGCGCCGCGATCGCGTCCGCCCCCGACCTCGACGTCCAGGTCCCGACCTGCCCGGACTGGACGCTGCGCGAACTGGCGCAGCACCTCGGCGACGGCCGCCGCCGCCAGGCCGCCATCATCGCGGCGGGCCCGGGCGCTGAGCCTCCGGCGCGGACGGACCCGAAGGGCGCCCCGACCGCGCCCCGCGACCGCGAAGCCCTGGACGCCTGGCTCGCCGAGTCGACCGAGCTCATGCTCGACGCGATGCGCGAGGCCGGCCCGGACCGCGGCTGCTGGACCTGGTGGGGCCGCTCGCAGGCCCCGGAGACCAGCGGAGCCGTGGCCCGGCACCAGATCCAGGAGTTCGCCGTCCACACCTACGACGCCCAGCTCACCCAGGGGGCCGCACAGCCGCTGCCGACGGACGTCGCGGTCGAGGGCGTCGACGAGTTCCTGACGACCGTCGCGGCGACGACCGTCCCCTGGCCGTTCAAGCCGGCGACCATCGACCTGCACACGACCGAGGGCCGCTCCTGGCGCCTGACCCTCAACGCCGATGGCGTCCGCTGCGACGACCTCGCCGCCGACGCGGAGCCGGGCGACATGGCGATGCGAGGCGCAGCGAGCGAACTGGTCCTCTACTTCTACGACCGGGTCCCGCTCGACGGCATGGAGACCACCGGCGACACCGAGCCGATGGAGCAGCTCGCAGACTGGGACCCGAACGCGTAA
- a CDS encoding ABC transporter ATP-binding protein, giving the protein MPAQSDGNRVACSDARPHPLHNLWRLRPYLRPHAAEFAWLLLAALTATAASLAVPLVVQRVVDGPVARHDVAGLLRLGALALLLGLAEAVLIFIRRWTQSSSSVGMEAAIRADIYAHLQRLPTDFHDRWQSGQLLSRITSDLSVIRRFLSFGLLFLVLNLITYAAVVVLLIRLHPWLGLLVGASAVPLFLISRRFARHYHAASRRMQDQQGDVATLVEETAQGLRTMRAYGRGPELGTRFATGARRLHDTGIGKARLLARTSALFDLVPNLTLALVLVAGAAAVARGGLSIGELVAFVSLQLMLVWPVQSLGWIIANAQEAATAADRIQEVLDTRPSIVDAPHARALDRTEMRGRLRFERVSFRYPGSPAPVLREIELTVEPGETLALVGATGCGKSTLLSLVPRLHDATGGRVTLDGHDLRDLRLGSLRRLVGVAFEEPTLFSMSVWENLTLGRPEAGEEEVRAALALAQAEFAYDLPWGLGTRVGEQGLSLSGGQRQRLALARAVLGRPPLLVLDDPLSALDVHTEALVEAALRRVLRDTTALLVVHRPSTVALADRVALLDGGRIVAVGTHSELLAGVPAYRAVLSAEPDRRADGVGLVRS; this is encoded by the coding sequence GTGCCTGCGCAGAGCGACGGCAACCGCGTGGCGTGTTCCGACGCCCGCCCCCACCCGCTGCACAACCTCTGGCGACTGCGGCCCTACCTGCGCCCCCATGCGGCCGAGTTCGCCTGGCTGCTGCTCGCCGCGCTGACCGCCACGGCGGCGAGCCTCGCCGTGCCGCTGGTGGTGCAGCGGGTGGTGGACGGGCCGGTGGCCCGGCACGACGTGGCCGGGCTGCTCCGGCTCGGCGCCCTGGCCCTGCTGCTCGGCCTGGCCGAGGCGGTGCTGATCTTCATCCGGCGGTGGACCCAGTCCTCCTCCTCGGTCGGCATGGAGGCGGCCATCCGGGCCGACATCTACGCCCACCTGCAACGCCTCCCGACCGACTTCCACGACCGGTGGCAGTCCGGTCAGCTGCTGTCCCGGATCACCAGCGACCTGTCGGTGATCCGCCGGTTCCTCTCGTTCGGCCTGCTGTTCCTGGTGCTCAACCTGATCACCTACGCCGCCGTGGTGGTGCTGCTGATCCGGCTGCACCCCTGGCTCGGTTTGCTGGTGGGGGCCAGTGCCGTCCCGCTGTTCCTGATCAGCCGCCGCTTCGCCCGGCACTACCACGCGGCGTCCCGGCGGATGCAGGACCAGCAGGGCGACGTGGCCACGCTGGTCGAGGAGACCGCGCAGGGCCTGCGCACCATGCGGGCGTACGGGCGGGGCCCCGAACTGGGCACCCGGTTCGCCACCGGCGCGCGCCGGCTGCACGACACCGGGATCGGCAAGGCCCGCCTGCTGGCCCGCACCTCCGCCCTGTTCGACCTGGTGCCCAACCTGACCCTCGCGCTGGTGCTGGTGGCCGGCGCCGCCGCCGTCGCCCGGGGCGGGCTCAGCATCGGCGAGCTGGTCGCGTTCGTCAGCCTCCAGCTCATGCTGGTGTGGCCGGTGCAGTCGCTCGGCTGGATCATCGCTAACGCGCAGGAGGCGGCCACCGCCGCCGACCGGATCCAGGAGGTGCTGGACACCCGGCCGTCCATCGTCGACGCCCCGCACGCCCGCGCGCTGGACCGCACCGAGATGCGCGGCCGGCTCCGCTTCGAGCGGGTGAGCTTCCGCTACCCCGGCAGCCCGGCGCCGGTGCTCCGCGAGATCGAGCTGACCGTGGAGCCGGGCGAGACGCTGGCCCTGGTCGGTGCGACCGGCTGCGGCAAGAGCACGCTGTTGTCCCTGGTTCCCCGGCTGCACGACGCGACCGGCGGCCGGGTCACCCTGGACGGGCACGACCTGCGCGACCTGCGGCTCGGCTCGCTGCGCCGGCTGGTCGGGGTGGCCTTCGAGGAGCCGACCCTGTTCTCCATGTCGGTCTGGGAGAACCTGACGCTCGGCCGGCCGGAGGCCGGCGAGGAGGAGGTCCGGGCCGCGCTCGCGCTGGCCCAGGCCGAATTCGCGTACGACCTGCCCTGGGGCCTGGGCACCCGCGTCGGCGAGCAGGGGCTCTCACTCTCCGGCGGGCAACGCCAGCGGCTGGCGCTGGCCCGGGCGGTGCTCGGCCGGCCCCCGCTGCTCGTGCTCGACGACCCGCTCTCCGCGCTCGACGTGCACACCGAGGCCCTGGTCGAGGCGGCCCTGCGCCGGGTGCTGCGGGACACCACGGCGCTGCTGGTGGTGCACCGGCCGTCCACGGTGGCGCTCGCCGACCGGGTGGCGCTGCTCGACGGCGGCCGGATCGTCGCGGTCGGCACCCACAGCGAGCTGCTGGCCGGGGTCCCGGCCTACCGGGCGGTGCTCTCCGCCGAGCCGGATCGACGGGCGGACGGCGTCGGCCTGGTGCGGTCGTGA
- a CDS encoding Type 1 glutamine amidotransferase-like domain-containing protein translates to MPASEPTIVATSMGFFSRHRGPWDARPSQLFDLMAELAQAGDAPRVCYLNQAVGDQPTSFTVFYGAFAGTRFRPSHLALYPMPNVEDIRAHLLAQDIIWVGGGSVANLCAVWRVHGLPDILHECWQAGVVLGGVSAGSICWHLGGATDSYGPTLRPFTDGLGWLPYGNGVHYDSEDQRRPLMHRLVADGTLPTSHCTDDGVGLIYRGTRLAEAVADREGVAAYELARAEDGTVRETRIEPRLLPARPA, encoded by the coding sequence ATGCCCGCCAGTGAACCGACCATCGTCGCCACCAGCATGGGTTTCTTCAGCCGGCACCGGGGCCCGTGGGACGCCCGGCCCAGCCAGCTCTTCGACCTGATGGCCGAGCTGGCGCAGGCCGGCGACGCACCCCGCGTCTGCTACCTCAACCAGGCGGTCGGTGACCAGCCCACCTCGTTCACCGTCTTCTACGGTGCGTTCGCCGGCACCCGGTTCCGCCCCTCCCACCTGGCGCTCTACCCGATGCCCAACGTCGAGGACATCCGCGCCCACCTCCTCGCCCAGGACATCATCTGGGTGGGCGGCGGCAGCGTGGCGAATCTCTGCGCGGTTTGGCGGGTGCACGGCCTGCCGGACATCCTGCACGAGTGCTGGCAGGCCGGCGTGGTGCTCGGCGGGGTCTCCGCCGGCTCGATCTGCTGGCACCTCGGCGGCGCCACCGACAGCTACGGCCCCACCCTGCGCCCGTTCACCGACGGCCTGGGCTGGCTCCCGTACGGCAACGGCGTGCACTACGACAGCGAGGACCAGCGCCGGCCGCTCATGCACCGGCTGGTCGCCGACGGCACGCTGCCGACCAGCCACTGCACCGACGACGGGGTCGGGCTGATCTACCGGGGCACCCGGCTGGCCGAGGCCGTCGCCGACCGGGAGGGCGTGGCCGCGTACGAGCTGGCGCGCGCCGAGGACGGCACCGTGCGGGAGACCCGGATCGAACCCCGGCTGCTGCCCGCCCGGCCCGCCTGA
- the ychF gene encoding redox-regulated ATPase YchF, protein MSLTIGIVGLPNVGKSTLFNALTKNDVLAANYPFATIEPNVGVVGLPDERLAKLAEIFSSQKVLPAPVSFVDIAGLVRGASKGQGRGNAFLANIRDASAICQVVRAFSDPNVVHVDGKVSPADDIETINTELILADIQTLEKALPRLEKEAKLRKDRAAAVEAAKKAVEVLDGGTTLYAGAAAAKIELEHLRELHLLTTKPFLYVFNVDEAELGNAEFLDELRGLVAPAEAVFMDAKIESELVDLPEEEARELLESIGQSEPGLDQLVRVGFRTLGLQTYLTAGPKEARAWTVPVGATAPEAAGVIHSDFQRGFIKAEVVSYTDLVEAGSMAAAKAAGKVRIEGKEYVMQDGDVVEFRFNV, encoded by the coding sequence GTGAGTCTCACCATCGGCATCGTCGGCCTGCCCAACGTGGGCAAGAGCACCCTGTTCAACGCGTTGACCAAGAACGACGTGCTCGCGGCGAACTACCCGTTCGCCACCATCGAGCCGAACGTCGGCGTGGTCGGGCTCCCCGACGAGCGGCTGGCCAAGCTCGCCGAGATCTTCTCCTCGCAGAAGGTGCTGCCGGCGCCGGTCTCGTTCGTCGACATCGCCGGCCTGGTCCGGGGTGCCTCCAAGGGGCAGGGCCGGGGCAACGCGTTCCTGGCCAACATCCGGGACGCCTCCGCGATCTGCCAGGTGGTGCGGGCCTTCTCCGACCCGAACGTGGTGCACGTCGACGGCAAGGTCTCCCCGGCCGACGACATCGAGACGATCAACACCGAGCTGATCCTGGCCGACATCCAGACCCTGGAGAAGGCGCTGCCCCGGCTGGAGAAGGAGGCCAAGCTCCGCAAGGACCGGGCCGCCGCCGTCGAGGCGGCCAAGAAGGCCGTCGAGGTCCTCGACGGGGGCACCACCCTGTACGCGGGCGCCGCCGCCGCCAAGATCGAGCTGGAGCACCTGCGCGAGCTGCACCTGCTCACCACGAAGCCGTTCCTCTACGTCTTCAACGTCGACGAGGCCGAGCTGGGCAACGCCGAGTTCCTCGACGAACTGCGCGGCCTGGTCGCCCCGGCCGAGGCGGTCTTCATGGACGCCAAGATCGAATCCGAGCTGGTGGACCTGCCCGAGGAGGAGGCCCGCGAGCTGCTGGAGTCGATCGGGCAGTCCGAGCCGGGGCTGGACCAGCTCGTCCGGGTGGGCTTCCGCACGCTGGGGCTCCAGACGTACCTGACGGCCGGCCCCAAGGAGGCGCGGGCCTGGACCGTCCCGGTCGGCGCCACCGCGCCGGAGGCCGCCGGGGTCATCCACAGCGACTTCCAGCGCGGCTTCATCAAGGCCGAGGTGGTCTCCTACACCGACCTGGTCGAGGCCGGATCGATGGCGGCGGCGAAGGCCGCCGGCAAGGTCCGGATCGAGGGCAAGGAGTACGTCATGCAGGACGGCGACGTGGTGGAGTTCCGCTTCAACGTCTGA
- a CDS encoding methylated-DNA--[protein]-cysteine S-methyltransferase produces the protein MTTLDSTVIGTPAGPLSVLAGPDGAVRAAGFTADPATLVPLVHSGLRGALRERADLGPVTAAVRAYLAGDLTAIDRVPVEQRTGGAFMAHAWEVLRDVKPGDPVTYTGFAALAGRPAAVRAAAAACARNAAALFVPCHRVLRTDGALGGYRWGLDVKKWLLGHEGRVTAS, from the coding sequence ATGACCACACTGGACAGCACCGTCATCGGCACCCCCGCCGGCCCGCTGAGCGTGCTCGCCGGCCCCGACGGGGCGGTACGCGCGGCCGGCTTCACCGCCGACCCGGCGACCCTCGTGCCCCTGGTCCATTCCGGACTGCGCGGCGCGCTGCGCGAGCGGGCCGACCTCGGCCCGGTGACCGCGGCCGTCCGCGCCTACCTGGCCGGAGACCTCACCGCCATCGACAGGGTCCCGGTCGAGCAGCGGACCGGCGGCGCCTTCATGGCACACGCCTGGGAGGTGCTGCGCGACGTGAAGCCGGGCGACCCGGTGACGTACACCGGTTTCGCCGCGCTGGCCGGGCGGCCGGCGGCGGTCCGCGCCGCCGCGGCGGCCTGTGCCCGCAACGCCGCCGCGCTCTTCGTGCCCTGCCACCGGGTGCTGCGCACCGACGGCGCGCTCGGCGGCTACCGCTGGGGGCTCGACGTGAAGAAGTGGCTTCTCGGGCATGAGGGACGGGTGACGGCTAGCTGA
- a CDS encoding MarR family winged helix-turn-helix transcriptional regulator: MATDDVDLIVEQWRRERAGMRPEPMAVFGRIYRLARLVGDRQEKVYAGWGIGRGDFDVLAALRRSGAPYTLAPKALAASLMLTSGGMTGRLDRLERAGLVRRSPDPADRRALRVTLTDAGRRVIEESAEAGLEVQRRILDALPPADQDRLADLLRTLLAAVETEPPDRAG, encoded by the coding sequence GTGGCAACCGACGACGTGGACCTGATCGTCGAGCAGTGGCGCCGGGAGCGGGCCGGCATGCGACCCGAGCCGATGGCCGTCTTCGGCCGCATCTACCGGCTGGCCCGGCTCGTCGGTGACCGGCAGGAGAAGGTGTACGCCGGCTGGGGCATCGGCCGGGGCGACTTCGACGTGCTGGCCGCGCTGCGCCGGTCCGGCGCGCCGTACACCCTGGCGCCGAAGGCCCTCGCCGCCTCGCTGATGCTCACCTCCGGCGGGATGACCGGCCGGCTCGACCGGCTGGAGCGGGCCGGGCTGGTCCGGCGCTCACCCGATCCGGCCGACCGGCGGGCGCTGCGGGTCACCCTGACCGACGCCGGCCGGCGGGTGATCGAGGAGTCGGCCGAGGCCGGGCTGGAGGTGCAGCGGCGGATCCTCGACGCGCTGCCCCCCGCCGACCAGGACCGGCTGGCCGATCTGCTGCGCACGCTTCTGGCCGCGGTCGAGACGGAGCCGCCGGATCGGGCAGGATGA
- a CDS encoding DNA-3-methyladenine glycosylase 2 family protein, with product MELDFERCYRAVDSRDQRFDGWFYTGVTSTGIYCRPSCPATTPKRQNVRFFPSAAAAQGAGLRACRRCRPDAAPGSPQWDVRADVVGRAMRLIADGVVDRDGVPGLAARLGYTERHLHRMLRAELGAGPLALARAQRAQTARILIETTGLGLAEVAFAAGFGSVRQFNDTVREVYGTTPSELRVSRGGRRAAGGAGTITLRLAYRPPLHAGALLDFLALRALPGVEEVRDGAYHRGLRLPHGPGTVSLAPADGHVAATLRLADMRDLAPAVARCRRLLDLDADPAAVDATLAADPVLAPAVAAEPGVRLPHAVDGFEMAVRAITTQQISLRSARTTLTHLLAATTTPPVDHEVDGEADLQNSGQLHDRPPRLRAFPAAEEVLAVGDTAFRMPAARRETIRAVARAVADRELDLAPGGDREEAVRRLVALPGVGPWTAGYVAMRALGDPDVLLPTDLGVRRGAAALGLPDDPKTLNAYADRWRPWRSYAVIRLWRAA from the coding sequence ATGGAACTCGACTTCGAGCGGTGCTACCGGGCCGTCGACAGCCGCGACCAGCGGTTCGACGGCTGGTTCTACACCGGCGTGACGTCGACCGGGATCTACTGCCGGCCGTCCTGCCCGGCGACGACGCCGAAGCGGCAGAACGTCCGGTTCTTCCCGTCGGCCGCCGCCGCGCAGGGCGCCGGGCTGCGGGCCTGCCGCCGCTGCCGCCCCGACGCCGCACCGGGCTCGCCCCAGTGGGACGTCCGGGCCGACGTGGTCGGGCGGGCGATGCGGCTCATCGCCGACGGGGTGGTCGACCGCGACGGCGTACCGGGGTTGGCGGCCCGGCTCGGCTACACCGAGCGGCACCTGCACCGGATGCTCCGGGCCGAACTGGGCGCGGGGCCGCTGGCGCTGGCCCGCGCGCAACGGGCGCAGACCGCCCGCATCCTCATCGAGACCACCGGGCTCGGCCTGGCCGAGGTGGCGTTCGCCGCCGGGTTCGGCAGCGTCCGGCAGTTCAACGACACCGTCCGCGAGGTGTACGGAACCACCCCGTCCGAGCTGCGGGTGAGCCGGGGCGGCCGGCGGGCGGCGGGCGGGGCGGGCACCATCACGCTGCGGTTGGCGTACCGGCCGCCGTTGCACGCGGGAGCGCTGCTGGACTTCCTGGCGCTGCGCGCGCTGCCCGGCGTCGAGGAGGTCCGCGACGGGGCGTACCACCGGGGGTTGCGGTTGCCGCACGGGCCCGGCACCGTGTCGCTGGCCCCGGCCGACGGGCACGTGGCCGCCACCCTGCGGCTGGCCGACATGCGCGACCTGGCACCGGCGGTGGCCCGCTGCCGGCGGCTGCTGGACCTGGACGCCGACCCGGCCGCGGTCGACGCCACCCTGGCGGCGGACCCGGTCCTGGCCCCCGCGGTGGCCGCCGAACCCGGCGTCCGCCTCCCGCATGCCGTGGACGGCTTCGAGATGGCCGTCCGCGCCATCACCACCCAGCAGATCTCCCTCCGATCGGCGAGAACAACCCTGACCCACCTCCTGGCGGCCACCACCACCCCGCCCGTCGATCATGAGGTTGACGGCGAAGCCGATCTCCAAAACAGCGGTCAACTTCATGATCGACCGCCGAGGTTGCGGGCGTTCCCGGCCGCGGAGGAGGTGCTCGCCGTGGGGGACACGGCTTTCCGGATGCCGGCGGCGCGGCGGGAGACGATCCGGGCCGTGGCGCGCGCCGTCGCCGACAGGGAGCTGGACCTGGCACCCGGTGGGGACCGGGAGGAGGCGGTGCGGCGGCTGGTCGCGCTGCCCGGGGTCGGGCCGTGGACCGCGGGCTACGTGGCCATGCGCGCGCTCGGCGACCCCGACGTCCTCCTTCCCACCGACCTGGGCGTACGCCGGGGCGCCGCCGCGCTCGGCCTGCCCGACGACCCGAAGACCCTGAACGCGTACGCGGACCGCTGGCGCCCCTGGCGGTCCTACGCGGTGATCCGACTCTGGAGAGCGGCATGA